The proteins below are encoded in one region of Sminthopsis crassicaudata isolate SCR6 chromosome 1, ASM4859323v1, whole genome shotgun sequence:
- the PFDN4 gene encoding prefoldin subunit 4, whose amino-acid sequence MAATMKKVAAKDVNVTFEDQQKINKFARNTSRITELKEEVDVKKKQLQNLEDACDDIMMMDEDSLMIPYQIGDVFISHSQDETQEMLEEAKKNLQDEIEALESRVESIQQVLADLKVQLYAKFGSNINLEADDS is encoded by the coding sequence ATGGCCGCCACCATGAAGAAGGTGGCTGCAAAAGATGTCAATGTTACCTTTGAAGACCAACAAAAGATTAACAAATTTGCACGGAATACTAGTAGAATCACAGAACTGAAGGAAGAAGTAGATGTTAAAAAGAAACAACTTCAAAATTTAGAAGATGCTTGTGATGATATAATGATGATGGATGAAGATTCTTTAATGATTCCCTATCAAATTGGTGATGTTTTTATTAGCCACTCTCAAGATGAAACTCAAGAAATGttggaagaagcaaagaaaaatttgcaagatgAAATTGAAGCATTAGAATCCAGAGTTGAATCAATCCAACAAGTGTTAGCCGATTTGAAAGTTCAGTTATATGCAAAGTTTGGGAGCAATATAAACCTTGAAGCAGATGACAgttaa